Proteins encoded by one window of Chryseobacterium sp. POL2:
- a CDS encoding O-succinylhomoserine sulfhydrylase: MSTDNQQPTTDNHFETLAVRTQTERTQFDEHSTPLYLTSSFVFEDAEDMRASFADEKNKNLYSRFSNPNVTEFIDKIVKMEDAESGYAFATGMAAIYSTFAALLNSGDHIVSCQSVFGSTHTLFTKYFPKWNIETSYFKAEDEKNVEKYIQPNTKILYVETPTNPAIEILDLEFLAQIAKKHNLLFIVDNCFATPYLQQPIKYGADVVVHSATKLIDGQGRVLGGVAVGKADLIREIYLFARNTGPAISPFNAWVLSKSLETLAIRVEKHCENALKVAEFLENHPNVELVKYPFLKSHPSYEVAKKQMKLGGNIVAFEVKGGSEGGRNFLNKIKMCSLSANLGDTRTIVTHPASTTHSKLSGDERNEVGITPGLVRCSVGLENVEDIIGDLRQALD, from the coding sequence ATGAGTACCGACAATCAACAACCAACAACTGATAACCATTTCGAAACCCTTGCCGTTCGCACCCAAACCGAACGCACGCAGTTCGATGAGCATTCTACACCGTTATATCTTACATCAAGCTTCGTTTTCGAAGATGCCGAAGATATGCGCGCAAGTTTTGCAGATGAAAAAAACAAAAATCTGTACAGCCGATTTTCTAATCCCAACGTAACTGAGTTTATCGATAAAATAGTGAAAATGGAAGACGCAGAATCTGGTTACGCTTTCGCAACGGGAATGGCGGCAATTTATTCCACTTTTGCCGCTTTGTTGAATTCTGGCGATCACATTGTAAGTTGCCAGTCGGTTTTTGGTTCAACGCATACTTTATTCACAAAATATTTTCCAAAATGGAATATCGAAACCTCCTATTTCAAAGCCGAAGACGAAAAGAATGTTGAAAAATACATCCAACCCAACACCAAAATTCTTTATGTTGAAACACCCACCAATCCTGCGATTGAGATTTTAGATTTAGAATTTTTGGCCCAAATCGCGAAGAAGCACAATCTTTTATTTATCGTAGATAATTGTTTTGCAACGCCCTATTTGCAGCAACCCATTAAGTACGGAGCAGACGTTGTAGTGCATTCTGCAACGAAATTAATAGATGGTCAAGGTCGTGTTTTAGGCGGTGTAGCGGTCGGAAAAGCAGATTTAATTCGGGAAATTTATTTGTTTGCGAGAAACACAGGACCCGCAATTTCTCCCTTTAATGCTTGGGTTTTGAGTAAAAGTTTGGAAACTTTAGCCATTCGAGTTGAGAAACATTGCGAAAATGCTTTGAAAGTGGCTGAGTTTTTAGAAAATCATCCGAATGTAGAATTGGTGAAATATCCTTTCTTAAAATCGCATCCAAGCTATGAAGTTGCTAAAAAACAAATGAAATTAGGTGGAAATATTGTCGCTTTTGAAGTGAAAGGAGGCAGCGAAGGCGGTCGAAATTTCTTGAACAAAATAAAAATGTGTTCCCTTTCCGCCAACTTGGGCGACACCCGAACCATTGTTACGCATCCCGCATCCACAACACATTCCAAGCTTTCTGGTGACGAAAGAAACGAGGTGGGAATTACTCCAGGATTGGTGCGTTGTTCAGTAGGATTAGAAAATGTGGAGGATATTATTGGTGATTTAAGGCAAGCTTTGGATTAA
- a CDS encoding ACT domain-containing protein, with protein sequence MTDQPSINIYRKKALVNFEGKDFLGQIGIDSRIFNTLNNGGISVGVISQQAIENGVSVLVDEKDAEAAVTLLSKEFKHEKNAGIVSNIYSIDNLCVLGFVSEQNTKILSELQRNKIFPLLLSQASSTGRVNIVVTDNQTEITQNIIETEIFGKPKVVHLALIGHGNVGSTLIEQILDSAYDILTRKRIDLKIIAISNSKKMVLNKSGFRSDWRQKINYSNTETNIQDIIHYAKDHNLENLVLVDNTASKDFVKNYTEFVDNGFDIVSSNKIFNTSSISDYRDFRNILAKNNKKYLYETNVGAGLPLIDTIKLLHLSGENITRIKGVFSGTLSYVFNQFSVRDEKFSSIVKEAMNKGFTEPDPREDLSGNDVARKLLILARELDLVNEFEDINIKNLVTEPLLPISKDEFLSRIEELDEVFQKTKDDQEPNHVLRYVGDLHGDLQKDKGELDVKLISVPANSALGQLKGSDSIFEIYTESYGENPIVIMGAGAGAKVTARGVFGDILRLSETK encoded by the coding sequence ATGACAGATCAACCCTCCATCAATATATACAGAAAAAAAGCCTTAGTTAATTTCGAAGGCAAGGACTTCCTTGGTCAAATTGGTATAGATTCAAGAATTTTTAACACTTTAAACAATGGCGGCATCAGCGTTGGCGTTATTTCTCAACAGGCTATAGAAAATGGCGTTTCGGTTTTGGTCGATGAGAAAGACGCAGAAGCGGCTGTAACATTGCTTTCCAAAGAATTTAAACATGAAAAAAACGCGGGCATCGTTAGCAATATTTACAGCATTGATAACCTTTGTGTACTCGGTTTTGTATCGGAACAGAATACAAAAATACTATCCGAGCTTCAACGTAATAAAATCTTCCCTTTATTACTAAGTCAAGCATCATCAACTGGTCGCGTCAACATTGTGGTGACAGATAACCAAACGGAAATTACCCAAAACATCATCGAAACCGAGATCTTTGGAAAACCTAAAGTCGTTCATCTGGCTTTAATTGGGCATGGAAATGTTGGTTCTACTTTAATTGAACAGATTTTAGATTCGGCCTATGACATTTTAACAAGAAAAAGAATTGATTTAAAAATCATTGCAATTTCCAATTCAAAGAAAATGGTATTAAATAAATCCGGCTTCAGAAGCGATTGGCGACAAAAAATCAATTATTCAAATACAGAAACTAATATTCAAGACATTATCCATTACGCCAAAGATCACAATCTAGAAAACCTTGTTTTGGTGGACAATACGGCTAGCAAAGATTTTGTTAAAAATTATACAGAATTTGTGGACAATGGTTTTGATATCGTTTCTTCTAACAAAATTTTCAACACCTCTTCGATTTCCGACTATCGAGATTTCAGAAACATTCTTGCTAAAAATAACAAAAAATACTTATACGAAACCAATGTGGGAGCAGGTTTACCTTTAATTGACACCATTAAACTTCTGCATCTTTCGGGAGAAAATATTACACGAATTAAAGGTGTTTTTTCGGGAACTTTGAGTTATGTTTTTAATCAGTTTTCAGTTCGGGATGAGAAATTTTCAAGCATAGTGAAAGAAGCAATGAACAAAGGTTTTACAGAGCCAGACCCTCGTGAAGACCTTTCTGGAAATGATGTCGCAAGAAAACTGTTGATTTTGGCGAGAGAATTAGATTTAGTAAACGAATTTGAAGATATCAACATCAAAAACCTCGTTACAGAACCACTTCTTCCAATTTCTAAAGATGAATTTTTATCGAGAATTGAAGAGCTAGATGAGGTTTTCCAAAAAACGAAAGATGATCAAGAACCGAATCACGTTCTTCGCTACGTCGGAGATTTGCATGGCGATTTGCAAAAAGACAAAGGCGAATTGGACGTGAAATTAATTTCCGTTCCTGCCAATTCCGCATTGGGACAACTAAAAGGTTCTGATTCTATTTTTGAAATCTATACCGAAAGTTACGGCGAAAATCCGATTGTAATTATGGGAGCTGGTGCTGGAGCAAAAGTAACCGCTCGTGGCGTTTTCGGAGATATTTTAAGATTGAGTGAAACGAAATAA
- a CDS encoding alpha/beta fold hydrolase has protein sequence MKKELLTIHINYKTLSGKHFEIPLSYEVFGKTLGTAPIVLVNHALTGNSTVSGSKGWWKNIIGAQQIISTKKYSILSFNIPGNGYNDFFIEDYESFTSKDIANLFLLGLKHLKIQRLHSIIGGSLGGSIAWEMLALQPNLAENFIPIASDYKTHDWLYSQCLVQKYLLDSAEKPLEKARVHAMLCYRTPESLNERFNNKILPEKSMRESEDWLIYHGKKLNERFSLKAYKLMNQLLMTIDTDEKYLRKIKANINLIAINTDLFFPVSEIKKCFEKIKQDKKDIFYDEIVSSHGHDAFLMEYKQLQELLKPIY, from the coding sequence TTGAAAAAAGAATTATTAACAATCCACATCAATTACAAAACACTTTCAGGAAAACACTTTGAAATTCCTCTTAGCTACGAAGTCTTTGGCAAAACTCTCGGCACTGCGCCAATTGTATTAGTAAATCATGCCCTAACTGGAAACTCAACCGTTTCTGGAAGCAAAGGTTGGTGGAAAAATATCATCGGAGCGCAACAGATTATTTCAACTAAAAAATACAGTATTCTTAGCTTTAATATTCCTGGCAATGGTTACAACGATTTTTTTATCGAGGATTATGAAAGCTTTACGAGTAAAGATATTGCAAATCTATTTTTACTTGGATTAAAACATTTAAAAATCCAGCGACTCCATAGTATTATTGGAGGTTCTCTAGGAGGTTCTATTGCTTGGGAAATGTTAGCATTACAACCAAATCTTGCCGAAAACTTCATCCCAATTGCCTCAGATTACAAAACCCACGATTGGCTTTATTCACAATGCTTGGTACAAAAGTACCTTTTAGATTCCGCAGAGAAGCCTTTAGAAAAAGCCCGCGTACACGCCATGTTATGTTACAGAACGCCAGAATCTCTTAATGAAAGATTTAATAACAAAATACTTCCAGAAAAATCCATGCGCGAATCAGAAGATTGGCTTATCTATCACGGCAAAAAACTCAACGAAAGATTTAGTTTGAAAGCCTACAAGCTCATGAACCAACTGTTGATGACCATAGATACGGATGAAAAATATTTAAGAAAAATTAAAGCCAATATCAACCTCATCGCTATTAATACGGATCTATTTTTTCCAGTATCTGAAATTAAAAAATGTTTCGAAAAAATTAAACAGGACAAAAAGGATATTTTCTACGACGAGATCGTATCCAGCCATGGCCACGACGCTTTTTTAATGGAATACAAACAATTACAAGAACTTCTAAAACCTATTTACTAA